GCGCGGCCCGGCTCGGCCTGTGGGCGGTCGCCGCGATCCTCGCCATACGGCAGCTGACCGTCGTCCTCACCACGCCGAGCGGCGAACGGCTCACCGACCTGGAGACCTGGGTCGGCCCCCACGGCGTCCTGCACGTGAACGGCTCGATCTACGACTCGACCCGGTTCACCGGCACCCCCTTCGGCGGCCTGGTCCTCAAACCCCTCACCCGCTCCGCCCAGGCCGCCCTCGGCTGGGGCTGGACCTTCGGCACCCTGCTGCTGGTCGTCGCCCTCGGCCTGGTGGCGGCCCGCGCGCTGCCCCAGCCGATCGGCCGCCGCACCTCCCTGCTGGCCGCGCCGGTCGCGATCAGCCTGCTCATGCTGTCGCTGCCGGTCCGCAACGCCCTGTGGCTCGGCCAGACCAGCATCATCCCGGTGCTGCTCGTCCTGCTCGGCTGCTTCACCGTGCGCGGCGAACGCCGCAGCGGGCTGTGCATAGGCCTGGCCGCCGCTCTGCAGCCGACCATGCTGCTCTTCACCCCGCTGCTGTGGTTCACCGGCCGCCGCCGGACCGCCGCCGCCACGGCCGGCGCCTTCGCCGCCTGCACCGCGCTCGCCTGGGCCGCGCTGCCGCACGACTCGTACACCTACTGGGTGCACCACATGGCCGGGACGGGCCTCGGCGGCAAGGCCGACGCCCTCGGCAACCAGTCCCTGCACGGCGCCCTGCTGCGCCTCGGCCTGACCGGCCCGCTGGAGATCGCCCTCTTCCTGCTGCTCGCCGGCGCCGTCGCCGCCCTCGCCCTGCGCCGCGCGGTCCACTACGCCCACGACGGCCAGCTGCTGCTCGCCGTCGCCATCACCGGCTGTGCCGTCGTCGCCGTGTCTCCCACCGCCTGGCAGCACCAGCTGCTGTGGGTGCTGCTCGCGCTGGTCGGCCGCGTCGGCAGACGGGCCTCCGACCGGTTCGTCTGGCCGGTCGCGATGGTCCTGGTGACGAGCCTCCCGGCGAAGATGATGCTGCCGAACGTGGCGGCGATGTACCCGCTGCGCGACAACCTCGTCCTCCTCGCGGCGCTGGCCGCCGCCACGGCCACCCCCTTCCTCTCCCGCACCTCCCCCTACTACCAGTCCCCGATCCCGACGCAGCACGCCCCGCAGGTCCCGGCCCGTTTCCGGCACATACCGCTCCTGCCCCACCTCCGCCGGACCCTCACCCGCCCCAACCTGCTGCTGGAACTGCTGCTCATCCGCGTCGTCTACGCCGCCTACCAGCAGGTCCGCCTCGCCGCGACCGGCGGCAGCAACACCGGGGGCCGGGCGACGGCCGAGCACCACGGCCACCTCGTCATCGACCTCGAACGGTTCCTGCACATCGACATCGAGCGCTCGGCCAACCACGCGGTGGCGAAGATCGGCTGGCTCCGGCACTTCTTCGGCTTCTACTACGAGTCCTTCCACTTCGTGGTGCCCCTGACGGTCCTCGCCGTCCTCTACTGGCGCCGCCCGGTCGACTACCGCTGGGCCCGCTCCTCCCTCGGCTTCGCCACCTTCCTCGCCCTGATCGGCTTCTGGCTGTTCCCGCTGGCCCCGCCGCGCCTGATGCCGGGGCTCGGGATCATCGACACCGTCCACGGCGTCCAGGACTTCTCCAAGCCGGACTACGGCACCCTGACCGCGCTCACCAACCAGTACGCGGCGATGCCGTCGCTGCACTTCGGCTGGGCCCTGTGGTGCGGAGTGGTCATCGCGGTCATCGCCCCGAAGTGGTGGATGAAGGCCCTCGCCCTCCTGCACCCCCTCTTCACCGTCTCCGCCATCATCGCCACCGGCAACCACTGGGTGCTGGACGCGGTGGGCGGAGCGGTGGTGGTGAGCGCCGGGTTCGGGCTGTCGTACGTGTTCCAGGGCCCGCGAGCCCGTGAGGAAAGGGAAGCGATGCCGACGCTCGTTTCGGCGCGCTCAGGTGACCCCGCACTCGAACCAGACCGACTTCCCGGCACCGGCCGGTGACACGCCCCACTTGTCGACCACGGCGTCCAGCAGGACGAGACCGCGACCGCCCTCCGACTCCTGCTCCAAGCCCTTTCCGGTTACGGGAAGTTGACCGAAACCGTCCGTCACCTCGGCCCGTACGCCCGCCGTCCGCCGCGCGAGCAGCACGGTGCAGCGGCGATCCGGTACGTGCCGTACGACGTTGGTGACCAGCTCGCTCATGCCCAGCTCCACGGCGAATGTCAGCTCCGTCAGCTGCCATTCCTGGAGCAGCGAGCGGACGATACGGCGGATGTGGCGCACCGAGTGCTCTCCGACGGTGAGGTTCATGCGGTACTGGGGAGTGTGGGGAAAGTTGAGGTTCACAGGACGAGGTTGACCTCGGATCACTACTCTGGGCTACGGGACGAACACAACGGGTCCGAGAGGGGACTTGGCATGGTGAACATCAACACCCTCGACCCGAGCGCCTCACCGCTCGACTACTACGGCTTCGAGTTGCGTCGCTTCCGGGAGGCGGCGGGACTCACGCAGAAGCAGCTCGGGGACATCATCAACTACACGGGGTCGATGGTCGGCCAGGTGGAGACGGCCCGGAAGCTGCCGACGCTGGACTTCAGCCAGCGGGCGGACGCGGCGCTGTGTACGGGTGGGTTACTGACGCGGCTCCACCCGCTGGTGATGCGAAGCCAACTTCCGGCGTGGTTCCAACAGGTGGCGGAGTTGGAAGCGCGGGCCACCCAGATGAACACCTTCCACACGCACCTGATCCACGGTCTGTTGCAGACCCCGGCCTACGCGCGTGCTGTGCTCGGCGTGCTGGACCAGTCCAACCTCGACGATCGTGCCGCCGCGCGGCTGGCTCGTCAGCACGTCTTCGAGAAGCAGGAGCCACCGGCCTTCTGGGCAATCCTCAGCGAAGCCGCGCTGCTTCAGGAGATCGGCGGTAAGGAGGTCATGCGCGAGCAACTCGCCCACCTTCTGAGGTTCGAGGAAGACCCCCTGATCAACGTCCAGATCCTGCCGTTCTCTGCCGGAGCGCACGCGGGGCTGCAAGGCTCGTTCGACGTCTACCACTTCGAGTACGACCCGGCCATCGTGTATACGGAGGGCTACGGCGGCAGTGGGCATCCAACCGCCAACCGAGCCACCGTCAAGAAGTGCTCACTCCGTTACGATCATCTTCAGGCCGCCGCACTCTCCATCAGGGACTCGGCGGAGCTGATCCGGCGAGTGATGGAGGACCGCTATGGAGACCAACTGGCGTAAGTCCAGCTACAGCGGCGACGAGGGCGGCTCGTGCGTTGAGTGCGCGCCCCTTGGCGGCCTCGCCTGGCGAAAGTCGTCGTACAGCGGGGACCAGGGCGGCGAATGCGTCGAGGTCGCCGACACCCCCTGCGCCACCATCGCCATCCGCGACTCCAAAACCCCGGCGGGACCGATCCTCATGATCGACCCCGCCGCGTTCACCACCTTCGTGAGCTGGACGTCGGCTACAACCGCTGAATGATCGTCCCCGTGGCCAGCCCACCGCCCGCGCACATGGTGATCAGCGCGAACTCCTTGTCCGCGCGTTCCAGTTCGTGCAGGGCGGTGGTGATCAGGCGGGCGCCGGTCGCGCCGACCGGGTGGCCCAGCGCAATCCCACCGCCGTTCACGTTGACCTTGTCCAGGTCCTGTTCGAAGACCTGGGCCCAGCTCAACACCACGGACGCGAACGCCTCGTTGATCTCGACGAGGTCGATGTCCTTCAGGGACATCCCCGCCTTGCCCAGCACCGCCCGCGTCGCGTCGATGGGGCCGTCCAGGTGGAAGTGCGGGTCGGCGCCGACCAGGGCCTGAGCGACGATCCGCGCCCTCGGCTTCAGCTTCAGGGCCCGTGCCATCCGCTTGGACGCCCACATGATGGCCGCCGCCCCATCCGAGATCTGCGACGAGTTGCCCGCCGTATGGACGGCCGTCGGCATCACCGGCTTCAGGCGGGCCAGCGCCTCCATGGACGTGTCCCGCAGGCCCTCGTCCTTGTCGACGAGCCGCCACATGCCCTGGCCGGCGTACTGCTCCTCCTCGGTCGTCGGCACCTGCACGGCGAAGGTCTCCCGCTTGAAGCGTTCCTCGGCCCAGGCGAGGGCCGCCCGCTCCTGGGAGATGAGGCCCAGCCTGTCCACGTCCTTCCTGCTCAACCCCCGGTGCCGGGCGATCCGTTCGGCCGCCTCGAACTGGTTCGGCAGGTCGACGTTCCACTCGTCCGGGAACGGCTTGCCGGGGCCGTGCTTCGAGCCCGAACCCAGCGGGACCCTGCTCATCGCCTCGACCCCGCAGCTGATCCCGACGTCGATCACGCCGCCCGCGACCATGTTGGCCACCATGTGCGAGGCCTGCTGGGAGGAGCCGCACTGGCAGTCGACGGTCGTGGCGGCCGTCTCGTAGGGCAGACCCATGGTCAGCCAGGCCGTGCGCGCGGGGTTCATGGACTGTTCGCCGGCGTGGGTGACCGTGCCGCCGACGCTCTGCTCGACGGCGTCGGCGGGGATGCCGGTGCGGCCGAGGAGTTCACGGTAGGTCTCGCCCAGGAGATAGGCGGGGTGCAGGTTGGCGAGCGCGCCGCCGCGCTTGCCGATCGGGGTGCGGACGGCTTCGACGATCACGGGTTCGGCGGCCATGGGTGCGGGTCCTCTCCGAGAGGGCTCTCCTCCAGAACTGGTACGCGTTCTAGTTCTGTTCAGCAGTCTGCTGACGTGATGTCCATCACCGCAAGGGGCTTGCAGGTGCCGAAGTTGCGATCTGCACGAATTCCGCACGGATTGGGGCTGCCGTACCCCTTGCCACTTGTAGAACCCGTTACTACCTTCACGGCACCCGCTGATGGGCCGTCAGAACGGACGCAGAACGGACGACGGGAGCCGCCATGCACTGCCCCGCGCTGCCCGACGGGTTCGACCTCACCGACCCGGACCTGCTGCACCACCGTGTGCCCCTGCCCGAGTTCGCCGAGCTGCGCCGCACCGAGCCGGTGCGCTGGATCCCGCAGCCGCACGGCCTCGCGGGCTTCGCCGACGACGGCTACTGGGCGGTGACCCGGCACGCCGACGTCAGGTACGTCTCCACGCACCCGGAACTCTTCTCCTCCACCGTCAACACCGCGATCATCCGTTTCAACGAGCACATCGAGCGCGACGCGATCGACGCCCAGCGCCTCATCCTGCTCAACATGGATCCTCCGGAACATACGCGGGTGCGGCAGATCGTGCAGCGCGGCTTCACGCCACGTTCCATCCGCGCCCTGGAGGAGCGGCTCCGCGCACGCGCCGAGGCGATCGTCGCGAGTGCCCGCGCGCGCTCCGGGCCCTTCGACTTCGTCACGGAGGTCGCCTGCGAACTGCCCCTGCAGGCCATCGCGGAGCTGATCGGCGTACCCCAGGAGGACCGGTCCAAGATCTTCGACTGGTCCAACAAGATGATCGCCTACGACGATCCCGAGTACGCCATCACCGAGGAGGTCGGCGCCCAGTCGGCCGCCGAGATCATCGCCTACGCCATGAACATGGCCGCCGAGCGGAAGAAGTGCCCCGCCCACGACATCGTCACGACCCTCGTCGCGGCGGAGGACGAGGGCAACCTGAACTCCGACGAGTTCGGCTTCTTCGTGCTGATGCTGGCGGTGGCCGGCAACGAGACGACCCGCAACGCCATCACGCACGGGATGCATGCCTTCCTGACCCACCCCGAGCAGTGGGAGCTGTTCAAGCGGGAGCGGCCGGGGACGACGGCCGAGGAGATCGTGCGCTGGGCGACCCCGGTCAACGCCTTTCAGCGGACGGCCACCCAGGACACCGAACTGGGCGGGGCCCGGATCAGGAAGGGCGACCGGGTCGGGCTGTTCTACGCCTCCGCCAACCACGACCCCGAGGTCTTCACCGACCCCGACGCCTTCGACATCACCCGCGACCCCAACCCCCACCTGGGCTTCGGCGGCGGCGGCCCGCACTACTGCCTGGGCAAGTCCCTGGCGATCCTGGAGATCGACCTGATCTTCCACGCGATCGCCGAGTCGATGCCCGGCCTGCGCCTGGCCGACCCACCCCGGCGACTGCGCTCGGCCTGGATCAACGGGGTCAAGGAACTCCAGGTCACCACCGGCTGACCCGACGGGCCGGCCCACCCCGAGGGAGGCAGGAGCACCCCTACCCCAACGCCCCGTTCCTGCCTCCCCCGAGGTCGGTGGGGCTCACTCGCGCCCCGAAGCAGCCACCGCCAGCACCCCGGAGGTGAGGGCCGCGATCAGCAGCGGGATGCCCAGGCTGTGGTGGAGGACCAGCCAGGCGCCCAGGCAGGCGCCGGCGAACATGGCGATCACCGCGGCCGTGCGGCGCGGCGAGCGGTGACTGGTGGCGTCACCGAGACGGGAATCTGCGGCCAGGCCGGTCAGGGTCATGGTCAGGACCGTGGTGGTGGTGAGATCGGCGATGCCCAGCTTGCGGACGGTGGCGTTGCGCAGGCCCATCGCGTACCCGGTGAAGGCGATCAGGGCGTAGATCGTGCCGGTGGCGTGCGGCCAGGCGAAGGCGACCGCCGCCGACAGTCCCACCAGGGCCGCCTCCGCCGCCAGGGTCAGGCGGGTCCAGCGGCGGCGCGAGCCGTTGCCGACATGGGCCGCCAGCCGGCCGCCGGTCACCGCGCCCAGCAGGAAACACCCGAGCGAGGTGGCCGTGTGCGGGACGGAGAAGCCGGGCGCACCGGCCGCCGCGAAACCGAGGACGACCACGTTGCCGGTCATATTGGCCGTGAAGACCCGGCCGAACCCCAGATAACTGACGGCGTCGATGAGCCCGCTCACCACGGTGAGGCTCAGCAACACGACGACCAGCCGCAGCCCGCGCGCCTCCGGGTCCGGCGCCGGGGGCTCCTGTGTCGGTGCCGTGGTCATGACGACCACTTCACCACGGGTGCGGGACCGGGGTCCGTACATACGCGCGCACCCCCGCCCGTGGAGGGCGGGGGTGCGGTGCGTGACAGGGGGCCGTCAGGCCGGGGTGCGGCTCAGTACCAGCCGTTGGCCTGCCAGAAGTTCCAGGCCTTGACCGGGCTGCCGTAGCGGGAGTTCATGTAGTCCAGGCCCCACTTGATCTGGGTGGCCGGGTTGGTCTTCCAGTCGGCACCGGCGGAGGACATCTTCGAGGCCGGCAGCGCCTGGACCAGGCCGTAGGCGCCGGAGGAGCTGTTGGTGGCCGCCGGGTTCCATCCGCTCTCCCGCGAGACGATCTTGCTGAACGCGTTGAACTGCGCGGCGTCCGGGATCATCTTGTGGGCGATCGCCTGGGCGGAGGAGGCGGAGGCCGGGGCGGCCTGGGCGGGCGCCGCGGTGAGTGCCATGCCGGCGGTGGCGGCGGCCACGGCGGCGACGGTGAGGGCCTTCTTCGGGGAAGCGATGCGGCGGATGAAGGAAACGGACACGGAGAACCTCTTGCGTTCGGGGACAGGACATCGCCCGCAGGGGACGGACCACGCTGTGGCCGTATGCGTCGGCGCCTCGGCCCTGTGGGGGCTTGTGGCGCCTGGCGACGTCGTCCAGAGAAGCAGCCCGGAAAGACGTCCGCAATGACCCCGTTTACTAGTTGTGGCCGGATCGATGGGATACGCCGCCTCTGTGACGTGCGCCGCAAAGTGCAGGTCAGATAGGGTGTCCGAACGGGCATATCGGACATTTCTTACTACGGCGCCGCATCGTAGGTGACGTGCGTCATGTGGGGTGCTTCACCGGCTCGCTCGCACTGTGCGAAGTGCCGGATCCGTTTTGTGTGCATTTTGGAGCGTCGAATGTGACCGCGGTCTCGAAGGCGGCCCGCCGTGTGGCCCGCCGCAGCGCGCGCAGCACCGCCGGGCCGAGGACGAGGGTCAGCAGCACCGTGCACAGGGCCCGGCCCAGGTCCCAGCCGAGCGAGGTGGCCAGGCAGTAGGCGACGAAACGGGCCAGGTTGGCGGGGACGGAGGCATGGGCGTCGAAGGAGATGTTCGAGGCGGCGGCCCCCATGAACGGCCAGCCGGCCAGATTCATGACGGTGCCGTAGGCGAAGGCGGCGAGGAAACCGTAGGCCGCAAGGAGCGCGACTTCCGTACGGCCCCGCAGCCGGACCGGGCCCGGCAGTAGCCCGGCGCCCATCGTGAACCAGCCCATCGCCAGCATCTGGAACGGCAGCCAGGGCCCGACCCCGCCCGTGAGCAGCGCGGACGCGAACATCGTCACCGAGCCCAGGGCGAAGCCGAAGCCGGGGCCGAGCACGCGTCCGCTGAGCACCATCAGGAAGAACATCGGCTCGATCCCGGCCGTACCCGCGCCGATCGGCCGCAGCGCGGCCCCCGTCGCGGCCAGCACGCCCAGCATGGCCACGGCCTTCGGCCCGAGATCCGACTCGGAGATCGTCGCCGCCACGACCGCGACCAGGAGGATGAGCAGGCCCGCGAAGAGCCAGGGCGCGTCCTGGGCGTGGGCGCTCAGCTGCGAGGCGGGCGGCGCGAGGAAGGGCCAGCCGAAGGCGGCCACACCGACCGCGCCGACCAGCGCGAGGGCGGCGAGGGAGCGGGGGCCGAGACGGACGGCGTGCAGACGGGCGGCCCTCATGCGAGGGCCTGCCGTACTTCGGCGACGGTGAGCCACTGCTGCGGGGCGAGGATCTTCGTCACCTGCGGCGCGAAGGACGGCGAGGAGACGACGATCTGCGCCGTCGGCCCGTCGGCTATGACCTCCCCCTCGGCGAGCAGGACCACCCGGTGCGCGATCTCGGCCGCCAGCTCCACGTCGTGCGTGGCCAGGACGATCGCGTGCCCCTCGGTGGCAAGCCCGCGCAGCACTCCGCCCAGGCGGGCCTTGGCCGCGTAGTCCAGGCCGCGGGTCGGCTCGTCGAGCAGGAGCAGGGGCGGGCGGGCGGTCAGCGCGACGGCCAGCGCGAGCGTCAGGCACTGCCCCTCGGACAGGTCCCGGGGGTGGATGTCGTCCGTGATCCCCGGCAGCAGCTCCGACACGAGGGCCCGGCAGGTGCCCGGCTCGGCTCCCGCGTCCCGGTCGGCCGCCGCGCACTCCTCGGCGACGGTGTCGGCATAGAGGAGGTCCCGGGGGTCCTGGGGGACGAGGCCGACGCGGCGGACCAGGTCGCGGGGGGAGGTGCGGTGGGGAGTGGCACCGGCCACGGTGACGGTTCCGGTCGTGGGGGGCAGCAGGCCTACGAGCGAGTTGAGCAGGGTGGACTTTCCGGCGCCGTTGCGGCCCATGAGGGCGATGGTCTCGCCCGGGGTGACGGTCAGGTCGATGTGCCGCAGGGCGGTGACGGGGCCTCGGCGGAGGGAGAGGGCGTGGATTTCGGCGATGTGCGGTTGCGGAGCTTGCGGGGTGGACGTGGGACGGCGACGGAACCGGAGGCGGCGCCCCGTGCTGGTGGGAGCCTTTTCGGCGGTGCGGCTGCCCGCGGCTGCGCAAGCGCCCTGAAGGGGCGCGGGCTGCGCGACCGGCCACGACGCGCCCGCCGGTGCTGACGCGCCCAGACGCTCCCCCAAGTCACCGGCCCTGCGGCGGGCATCCCGGACCGTCAGGGGAAGCGGGGACCAGCCGGCCAGCCGTCCCAGGTCCACCACCGGGGGGAAGACGGGGGAGACGGCCATCACCTCGGACGGGGAGCCCACGACCGGAGGTTGCCCGGGTGCGGGCAGCAGGACGACGCGGTCGGCGTAGTGGAGGACGCGTTCCAGGCGGTGTTCGGCCAGCAGGATCGTCGTGCCGAGGTCGTGTACCAGGCGCTGGAGCACCGCCAGCACCTCTTCCGCCGCGGCGGGGTCCAGGGCCGAGGTCGGCTCGTCGAGGACCAGGACCTGGGGGTGCGGGGTGAGGACCGAGCCGATCGCGACCCGCTGTCGCTGGCCGCCGGAGAGGGTGGCGATGGGGCGGTCGCGCAGTCCGGCGAGCCCCAGCAGGTCCAGGGTCTCCTCCACCCGGCGCCGCATGACCTCCGGGGCGAGGCCCAACGACTCCATGCCGTAGGCCAGTTCGTCCTCCACGGTGTCCGTCACGAAATGGGCGAGCGGATCCTGGCCGACCGTGCCGACCACGTCCGCCAGCTCGCGCGGCTTGTGGGTACGGGTGTCCCGGCCCGCCACCGTGACCCGGCCGCGCAGGGTGCCGCCGGTGAAGTGCGGCACCAGCCCGCTCACCGCGCCGAGCACGGTCGACTTGCCGACCCCGGACGGGCCGACGAGCAGCACCAGTTCGCCTTCGGGCACCTCGAAGCCGACGCCCTGCACGGCGGGTTCGGCCGCACCGTCGTACGTCACGCTGACATCCTCGAAGCGGATCACGACGGCTCCTTGGGGGCCTTGGGGGCCTGGGGTACGACGAAGGCGGGGAGGAGAGCGAGCAGGATCGCCGCCGCGGGCCACAGGGGCAGGGTGGGCGCGACGAGCGGTACGACCCCGGGGTGCAGCGCTTCCGGGTCGCGGGCGGAGGCCAGGCTGAGCAGCGCGGCGACGGCGGCGCCGGAGCCCGCGACCAGCCAGGCCCGGGCGTCCCAGGGGTCCGGGCGGTACCGGGTGCGCAGGGAACGCCGGCCGCCGAGCCGCAGCCCCGCGAGCGCCGCGGCGACACCGGCGAGGAGGAGCGGCAGTCCGTAGGTGCCGCCCTCCGCCGTGAGCAGCCCGTACGTCCCCGCGCACACGCCGAGCAGCCCGCCGAGGGTGAGCGCGGCCGTCGTACGGCGGACGGCGGCGGGGACCTCGGCCGTACGGCCGTAGCCGCGGGCCTCCATCGCGGCGGCGAGCGCGACCGAGCGCTCCAACGCGCCCTCCAGCACCGGCAGTCCGACCTGGAGCAGACCCCGCAGGCCCCGGTCCGGGCGGCCCCGCAGCCGGCGGGCGGCGCGCAGCCGCCGGACGTCCGCGATGAGGTGCGGCGCGAAGGTGAGGGCGACGACGACGGCGACGCCGGTCTCGTACAGCGCGCCGGGCAGGGATTTCAGCAGCCGGGTGGGTCCGGCGAGCGCGTTCGCCGCGCCGACGCAGATCAGGAGGGTGGCGAGCTTCAGACCGTCGTAGGCGGCGAAGACGAGTGCCTCGGCGGTGACCCTTCCGCCCAGGCGGATGCCCTGCGCCCAGTGGGGGAGCGGGACTTCCGGGAGGGTGAGCAGGGCGTGGGTGCCGGGGATGGGGGAGCCCAGCGCCACCGCGAAGACGAGGCGGATCAGGACGACGGCCAGCGCGAGTCTGGCGAAGGCCGGGTAGGCGTGGGAGGCGGGGGTGTTGGTGCGGTGCGTGGCCACGACGTAGGCGGAGGCGGATATGAGGAGGGCCAGGAGGAGGGGGTTGGTGGTGCGGGTGGCGGCGGTACCGAGGGAGAGCGCCCAGAGCCACCAGGCACCGGGGTGAACAGCGGGGCGGGAACGCCCCGAAGGGGCGCGGGACTGTGCTTCAACCGGAGACATCGCGCCGCCGCCGCGCCTGCCACACCGCCGCGCCTGCCAGGAGGGCCACCACACCCGCGCCGATGGGCAGACCCAGCGAAGGCCCGTCGTCCGAACTGCCGCTCTCTTGTGCCGGCTTCTTGCCCGAAGACGCCGAAACCTGCTCCCCGCACCCTTTCTTCGGATACCCGGCGATCGCACACAACAGGGCGTTGCCGTCGTAGCGCAGGGGCGGGGCGACGGCCGCGAGGGCGTCGGCGGTCGTCGCGTCCGCCGGGACCCGCGCGCACGCCGTACGGCCGGCCGGCGGCCGCTCGCCGGACGGCGCGTCCGCGGGGCTGCCGAAGTCGAGGACCAGGGCCACCCGCTTCGTACCGGACTTGGCGGGCGTACCCGCACAGATCGTGCCGAAGTCCGCCGCGCCGCGCGGCCGGCTCGCGTCCGCGGAGTCCTCGCTCACCGCGAAGCGGAAGCCCTCCACCGCGCCGTCGTCGGGCCGGGCGACCGACGGGCCCTGCGTGGCGTACGTCCAGTGACCGCCCGTCCGCTCCCAGAAGGACCAGTAGCGGTAGCCGGTGGCCTGCGCCTGGCCGGTCCCGGCCGCCGACAGGACGAGCGCGGCCACGAGCAGGCTCGCGGCGCGGCGGACGGCCGTCACGGCTGCCGCTTCTTCCGGCCGCTGAGCAGGAAGCCGATGCCGATGCCCGCGACCAGGCAGACGCCGACGAACCACCAGGCGCCGAAGCCGGAGCCGCCGTCGGACTTGGCCTGCTGCTGGTACCCGGTCGCCGCCATCTGCGGGAGGGGGCCGAGCTCGTTGAGGGACCGGACCAGGCTGGTGCCGCCGAAGTCACCCGGCTGCGCGCCGACCGCGTGCGCGGCGAGGATCAGCTGGGCGTAGGCCGCCGGACCACTCTGCGCCGCCCAGTTTCCGGCGTTCTTCTCCAGCCAGTCGTACGCCTTCTTCGCCTGCTCGGTCCGGCCGTCCGCGGCGAGCGCGACGACCGTGTCCGCCGTGTTGCCGTAGTCCGGCTGGTCCTTGGCGCCGGGCAGAGCGGACTGAAGGTGGCCGGACTTGGCGACGGCCGCCGCCAGGTACGCCCCGGCATTGTCCGCCAGCTGTGCCGGGGCGGGACGGTCCGCCTTCGTGCACGCGTCCTTCGCGGGCGCCTTGCCGGCCTCGGCGACGAACCCCTTGCCGAGCGCGCCGAGCACCCCGGCCGCGCTGGCGTCCGCGTTGGCCGCCAGTTTGCCCTTCTTGTCCGGCTGGTAGGCGAGCGCGCCGCCGCCGTCCTGGTCGCAGGGCAGGGACATGGCGGCGAGCAGATCGTAAGGGGACTTGCCCGACTTGTGGATAGACGCCGGGTCCGTGCCGACGGCGGACAGCGCGCCGATGACGACGGACGTGGAGTTGGTGTCGCTGGCCCCGCCCGGCGAGTAGCCCCAGCCGCCGTCCTTGTTCTGCACGGACTTCAGCCAGGTCACCGCCTTGCCGACTGCGTCGTCGTGCCCGCCGGTGGCCCTCAGGGCCTGGACCGCGGCGGCGGTGCTGTTGGTGTCCACCATGACCTTGCCGTCACAGGCCTTGGCCGGGGCGGCGCGGAACGCGGCGAAGGCGCCGTTCGCGCACTGCTGGCCCGCCAGCCAGTCCACGGCCTGCGCGGCCGGGCGGTAGCCGAGGGTCCGCTGGGCGACCAGGGTCAGGGACTGGCGCCACACGCCGTCGTAGGCCGGGTCGGACGTGCCGTACAGCCCGGACGGGATCGCGGCCTTCGGCGACGGGGACGGACCGGCGGCCGTGGCGGGCGCGGCGGCGGCCAGCACGCCTATGGTGGCGAGTACCACGGCACTGCGGCGGACGTTCATGGTCGGCGACTGCCTCTCCTGCGGGGAACCGGCAGCGCACGGGAGACACCCCGGGCGGCTCGGCTCCGTAAACCTCGACGGTGCCGCCAGCGCCGGAATTGCACCGGCTTTTCCCTGTACGGGTGCGACGACCTCGCCACTTTACCGGCAGCGTGGTGAGAGCCCGGAAGGGGCACGGGGCTGTGCCGACATGC
Above is a genomic segment from Streptomyces fodineus containing:
- a CDS encoding prenyltransferase/squalene oxidase repeat-containing protein, which encodes MNVRRSAVVLATIGVLAAAAPATAAGPSPSPKAAIPSGLYGTSDPAYDGVWRQSLTLVAQRTLGYRPAAQAVDWLAGQQCANGAFAAFRAAPAKACDGKVMVDTNSTAAAVQALRATGGHDDAVGKAVTWLKSVQNKDGGWGYSPGGASDTNSTSVVIGALSAVGTDPASIHKSGKSPYDLLAAMSLPCDQDGGGALAYQPDKKGKLAANADASAAGVLGALGKGFVAEAGKAPAKDACTKADRPAPAQLADNAGAYLAAAVAKSGHLQSALPGAKDQPDYGNTADTVVALAADGRTEQAKKAYDWLEKNAGNWAAQSGPAAYAQLILAAHAVGAQPGDFGGTSLVRSLNELGPLPQMAATGYQQQAKSDGGSGFGAWWFVGVCLVAGIGIGFLLSGRKKRQP
- a CDS encoding ECF transporter S component; the protein is MRAARLHAVRLGPRSLAALALVGAVGVAAFGWPFLAPPASQLSAHAQDAPWLFAGLLILLVAVVAATISESDLGPKAVAMLGVLAATGAALRPIGAGTAGIEPMFFLMVLSGRVLGPGFGFALGSVTMFASALLTGGVGPWLPFQMLAMGWFTMGAGLLPGPVRLRGRTEVALLAAYGFLAAFAYGTVMNLAGWPFMGAAASNISFDAHASVPANLARFVAYCLATSLGWDLGRALCTVLLTLVLGPAVLRALRRATRRAAFETAVTFDAPKCTQNGSGTSHSASEPVKHPT
- a CDS encoding CbiQ family ECF transporter T component; the encoded protein is MSPVEAQSRAPSGRSRPAVHPGAWWLWALSLGTAATRTTNPLLLALLISASAYVVATHRTNTPASHAYPAFARLALAVVLIRLVFAVALGSPIPGTHALLTLPEVPLPHWAQGIRLGGRVTAEALVFAAYDGLKLATLLICVGAANALAGPTRLLKSLPGALYETGVAVVVALTFAPHLIADVRRLRAARRLRGRPDRGLRGLLQVGLPVLEGALERSVALAAAMEARGYGRTAEVPAAVRRTTAALTLGGLLGVCAGTYGLLTAEGGTYGLPLLLAGVAAALAGLRLGGRRSLRTRYRPDPWDARAWLVAGSGAAVAALLSLASARDPEALHPGVVPLVAPTLPLWPAAAILLALLPAFVVPQAPKAPKEPS
- a CDS encoding transglycosylase SLT domain-containing protein; translation: MSVSFIRRIASPKKALTVAAVAAATAGMALTAAPAQAAPASASSAQAIAHKMIPDAAQFNAFSKIVSRESGWNPAATNSSSGAYGLVQALPASKMSSAGADWKTNPATQIKWGLDYMNSRYGSPVKAWNFWQANGWY
- a CDS encoding SCO2322 family protein encodes the protein MTAVRRAASLLVAALVLSAAGTGQAQATGYRYWSFWERTGGHWTYATQGPSVARPDDGAVEGFRFAVSEDSADASRPRGAADFGTICAGTPAKSGTKRVALVLDFGSPADAPSGERPPAGRTACARVPADATTADALAAVAPPLRYDGNALLCAIAGYPKKGCGEQVSASSGKKPAQESGSSDDGPSLGLPIGAGVVALLAGAAVWQARRRRDVSG
- a CDS encoding ABC transporter ATP-binding protein codes for the protein MIRFEDVSVTYDGAAEPAVQGVGFEVPEGELVLLVGPSGVGKSTVLGAVSGLVPHFTGGTLRGRVTVAGRDTRTHKPRELADVVGTVGQDPLAHFVTDTVEDELAYGMESLGLAPEVMRRRVEETLDLLGLAGLRDRPIATLSGGQRQRVAIGSVLTPHPQVLVLDEPTSALDPAAAEEVLAVLQRLVHDLGTTILLAEHRLERVLHYADRVVLLPAPGQPPVVGSPSEVMAVSPVFPPVVDLGRLAGWSPLPLTVRDARRRAGDLGERLGASAPAGASWPVAQPAPLQGACAAAGSRTAEKAPTSTGRRLRFRRRPTSTPQAPQPHIAEIHALSLRRGPVTALRHIDLTVTPGETIALMGRNGAGKSTLLNSLVGLLPPTTGTVTVAGATPHRTSPRDLVRRVGLVPQDPRDLLYADTVAEECAAADRDAGAEPGTCRALVSELLPGITDDIHPRDLSEGQCLTLALAVALTARPPLLLLDEPTRGLDYAAKARLGGVLRGLATEGHAIVLATHDVELAAEIAHRVVLLAEGEVIADGPTAQIVVSSPSFAPQVTKILAPQQWLTVAEVRQALA